A region of Coccinella septempunctata chromosome 5, icCocSept1.1, whole genome shotgun sequence DNA encodes the following proteins:
- the LOC123313768 gene encoding staphylococcal secretory antigen ssaA2-like yields the protein MKAILLIFILIGLCAAAPVSDAEKRDVNDLETAQSNYHPGYYNTGFYNQAYRNPYYGYYTGNNNGYYNRYYRNGYNSGYVGTYIPSIYGGLSGHNGYYNGYYTNTYPYNFNGYNGHQNNVHYWR from the exons ATGAAA GCGATCCTACTTATCTTCATCCTAATCGGACTGTGTGCAGCTGCTCCGGTAAGTGACGCAGAAAAGCGTGATGTGAATGATCTGGAAACTGCCCAATCGAACTATCACCCTGGCTACTATAATACTGGCTTCTATAATCAGGCCTACCGTAATCCTTACTATGGATACTACACCGGCAACAATAATGGTTACTACAACAGATATTATAGAAATGGATACAATTCTGGTTACGTTGGAACATACATTCCTTCTATTTATGGCGGTTTGAGTGGACATAATGGATACTACAATGGATATTACACTAACACTTATCCTTACAATTTCAATGGTTATAATGGccatcaaaataatgttcattATTGGCGTTGA